AGGATTTAACCTATGAAAAAAATCATTATTACCTGTGCGTTAATGCTCGTTTCTATTATCGGATTTTGCAGTTCTGCAACTGCGGCACCCTATGAGACATACAAAAATTTATATTATGTAATTTTTACAGCTGAAAGTGGAAAGCAAGAGGTACGAATTCTTGGCTCTTCTGCACCAAAAAACTTAATAATTCCCGAAACAATCGCCGGCTATCCAGTAACGGAAATTGCGGATAATGCTTTTGCGATTGATATTGAGTGGTTTAATTATGATGCTCCTGATTATGAAAAGAGAATTGTCCATACCGTTAGTTTTCCGAAAACGTTGAAACGAATCGGTGATGGAGCATTTACATACAACTCCCTTCAAAACGTTACATTACCAGCCGGACTTGAAGAAATCGGGACAGAAGCTTTTATGGGAAATTCTATGTCATCCCTTACTGTTCCGGATTCAGTCACAACAATCGGTGCATCCATCGTCGGCACTCTATATAGCGATCGTAATGTAGAGGTGATTTTACCTGCTCATTTACAAAATAATCAGGACCACCAATATGAAAATTTATATTATGCCATTACCGAAAATAACGGTAAACAGGAAATTAAAATTACCGGCTTTGACGAAAATGCAGGTGCTGAGTCCTTCAATATTCCAGCTGCAATCAACGGGATTCCCGTTACCGAAATTGCACCATTTGCCTTTACAACTAAACATTCCATCATTCCGGCTACTCACAAAGCAATGAATAAAGAGCCATTTAGTGTAACATTACCAAATACAATTCGTGTTATCGGACCTTATGCATTTGCATCCGTTAATTACGATAAAAATAAGCCGCTTCAACTTCCTGCTAGTTTGGAAGTAATCGGCAACAATGCGTTCAGCTTCAGTGAGAATATATTCGGAGGTAAAACTCTTGTCTTACCGAACAACTTGAAAACAATCGGTAAGGAAGCATTCAGCAATAATAAAATTGCCGGCGTAACAATTCCTGATTCTGTTACGCACCTTGGCCGTAAAGTCTTTTATTTAAACCGCTTGTCCCAAGTAAAAGTCGGCATTGGCATTAAAAATATTCCAGACTTTGCTTTTGCAAACAATGCCATTACAAGTTTAACTTTACCGAATTCATTACAGACAATTGGCCACAGTGCATTCCAGTACAATAAGCTGCCGCGCCTATCATTACCGAACAGCGTGACAAATATAGGACAGGATGCATTTGCCTTTAATAGTTTGACTGCATTAACGTTGTCAGATGGATTAAAAACTGTTTCGGCCAATGCATTTGCGAACAATAAACTAACAGATGTAACGATTCCAAAATCTGTCGTGGCCATTGAAAGTTTCGCTTTCCATACAAATAAACTTAAATCCGTAAAATTCCCGGCAACATTAAAGCTAATTGGTGACCAAGCTTTTGAAACAAACGAATTAACATCGCTAACACTCCCGGAAAATGTGCAAAGTATTAAATACGGCGCCTTTAGCGATAATAAATTAACTAAAATCACCATTCCGTCAAAGCTAACTGTGATTGAAAGCTTTGTTTTTGCGGATAACAATTTAACTAAAGTGACGATTCCTAAAAACATTAAAGTTATCGAACAATATGCATTCATAGACAATGCTTTATCATCTGTTTCATTAAAATACGGCTTAACATCAATTGGCCAGCATGCCTTTGATATGAACAGGTTAACTTCTCTCGTCATACCGGACAGTGTAACAGCGATGGGACCGTATGTATTTGCTAATAACAAATTAAAATCCGTTCAAATTTCTAAAAATATAAAAGTATTGAAAGAAGCTGCGTTTGCGAACAATGCGCTAAGTTCGGTTTCGATTCCTTCTAAAGTAACGACGATCAGCAATGGTGCGTTTTTCAATAATAAGCTGACAAAGCTGACAGTGCCTGCAAATGTCCAGTCAGTAGAGTTCAGTTCAGTGCTTATGAACCCGCTCAAAACTATTACATTAAAAGGAAAGAAAACAACAATCATTAAGTCCACTAATATTAGTAAAGCATCTGCTAATTATCAATTTGGACTAAATACAAAACCGCTGAACAATCTGTATACAACGAACAAGTATACAAAAGCTTTCGCAAAGTGGAATAAGCCCCAAACAACTCCGACGACACTTTATGTGAGATGGAAATAATATCTATAACAAAAACAGCTGCCTCCCCCAGGCAGCTGTTTTCATTTATTTTTCAATCAAACTTGTTACCGTAAAATACCATTCCCCGTTCCGCAACTCACGCACAATCAAACCGCGTTGTTCTGCCAGGAGCGTTAATCCGATTATTTCAGAAATTATAAATGTAAAATATTTCGCAAAGCGGGCACCGTAGATTGCTTCTCCTAATTGTTTGGCCGTATGATGTCTTTCACTAATTTTGGATACAGCCTTTTGCAGCTTGTATTCTATTTTACTTAAGCTTTTCTCCATCACTTCATTCAAGTTTTCATAAATCTCTTTATGCCCGGCAAATACGGTGCGCACATTGTAAGCTTTCGTTTTCTCAATCGAGTCTATATATTGGCTAATCGGGTTCGTTACGTTACCTGAATCGTCATGGTCGATTAAAGCATTTGTCATACCCGTAGCCAGTAAAAAGTCCCCTGCAAATAACCAGCCTGTCTCCTCATCAAATAAACATATTGAATCCGGTGAGTGCCCGGGAGCAGCAATTACCCGTAATCCTGCGATTTCTTGCCCTTCTTCCAGTTTTAGAATTGGCGGATAGATCATTACGTGTTCTTTATTGTGAAGGGTATTCTCCATTTTCGCCATTCGTTCTTGGGCAAATTCCGGGACGCCGTATTGCTCATACAACCCATAGTAAAAGGTAAGCTTCTGCTGTAAGTAATCATCTTCACACTTCAAACGGGGAATGGCGATTTCACTGGCATAGACCGGGACCGGATATTCTTTTGTAATTGGATTTACTACCCCGATATGGTCATTATGAAAATGCGTTAAAATAATACGGGTAATTTGGGTAATTTTAATATTATAGTCTTTCAATCTTTGAAAGAAAAATTGCTCAAATTCATCATTTTTAATACCCGCATCAATTAATGTAAAATCTTCTCCATTTTGGTATACATAACAGTTAATACTCCCTAGTCCACTATAGTCAGAAGGGAAAATAATCGGGTAGACTGCTTTATTACCTTTTTTTATGATCGCATCCAATTTTCCACCTGCTCCCACTGTTTTATACGCAGAAAGGGCATGCCCCAAAATCCATTCCAGACAGCCCCCTCTATTGTATCTTTATAATACCTTACTATTCGTACTTCAAACAGTGAATACTTCCGTTATTACTCAATTATGTAGCAACAGGAAATACAAATTTTTAGAGAAAAGAAAAAACACATTGCAAAATGAACTGCACCCCAATTGTTAGACACATCTAACAATAGGAGGTGCAGTTTTTATATGGCGAAATATTCAGCAGAGGAAAAACTGAAAGCCGTTTTACGATACCTAGAGGGGAAAGAGAGTTCTATCGAAATCGCCCGATCGATAGGAACAGACCATGCGGCAATTATAAAATGGACAAAACAATATAGATATAACGGAGCAGAAGCCTTTATAAAACGATATACAAATTACTCGGCGCAGTTTAAACTAGACGTACTAAATCACATGATTGAATACGGTACGTCCTTAAATGAAACAGCGGCTATTTTTGGTATAGCAGCACCATCAACCATACTTCAATGGCGAAAACAGTTTGAAACAAAAGGATTCGATGCCCTTCAATCAAAGAAAAAGGGGCGTCCATCCATGAAAAAAGAAACGAACAAACAATCAAAAATAGCACCAGTAGAAGGCTCACCTGAAGCACTTCAAGCCGAAATCAATCGTCTGCGTATGGAAAACGAGTATTTAAAAAAGTTGAACGCCTTAGTTCAAGCCAAGGAAAAATCACCAAAGAAGACAAAGTAAAGGTCATCTATGAATTAAGGCATAAATACTCGGTGAAGGCGCTTGTGGCATTCGCAGGCATTCCACGCAGCACGTACTATGATTTAGTAAAGAAGATGAATCGACCTGATCCAGATGCCGAACTAAAAGATGACATTCAATCGATTTATGAGGAACACGAAGGACGTTACGGGTATCGTCGTATACGTGATGAGCTAGCGAATCGTGGACAAAAGGTGAACCATAAAAAGGTTCAGCGTATCATGAAAGAACTAGGTTTAAAGTGCTTAGTGCGTATGAAGAAATACAAATCTTATAAAGGTACAGT
The sequence above is drawn from the Solibacillus isronensis genome and encodes:
- a CDS encoding leucine-rich repeat domain-containing protein; amino-acid sequence: MKKIIITCALMLVSIIGFCSSATAAPYETYKNLYYVIFTAESGKQEVRILGSSAPKNLIIPETIAGYPVTEIADNAFAIDIEWFNYDAPDYEKRIVHTVSFPKTLKRIGDGAFTYNSLQNVTLPAGLEEIGTEAFMGNSMSSLTVPDSVTTIGASIVGTLYSDRNVEVILPAHLQNNQDHQYENLYYAITENNGKQEIKITGFDENAGAESFNIPAAINGIPVTEIAPFAFTTKHSIIPATHKAMNKEPFSVTLPNTIRVIGPYAFASVNYDKNKPLQLPASLEVIGNNAFSFSENIFGGKTLVLPNNLKTIGKEAFSNNKIAGVTIPDSVTHLGRKVFYLNRLSQVKVGIGIKNIPDFAFANNAITSLTLPNSLQTIGHSAFQYNKLPRLSLPNSVTNIGQDAFAFNSLTALTLSDGLKTVSANAFANNKLTDVTIPKSVVAIESFAFHTNKLKSVKFPATLKLIGDQAFETNELTSLTLPENVQSIKYGAFSDNKLTKITIPSKLTVIESFVFADNNLTKVTIPKNIKVIEQYAFIDNALSSVSLKYGLTSIGQHAFDMNRLTSLVIPDSVTAMGPYVFANNKLKSVQISKNIKVLKEAAFANNALSSVSIPSKVTTISNGAFFNNKLTKLTVPANVQSVEFSSVLMNPLKTITLKGKKTTIIKSTNISKASANYQFGLNTKPLNNLYTTNKYTKAFAKWNKPQTTPTTLYVRWK
- a CDS encoding IS3 family transposase (programmed frameshift), with the protein product MAKYSAEEKLKAVLRYLEGKESSIEIARSIGTDHAAIIKWTKQYRYNGAEAFIKRYTNYSAQFKLDVLNHMIEYGTSLNETAAIFGIAAPSTILQWRKQFETKGFDALQSKKKGRPSMKKETNKQSKIAPVEGSPEALQAEINRLRMENEYFKKVERLSSSQGKITKEDKVKVIYELRHKYSVKALVAFAGIPRSTYYDLVKKMNRPDPDAELKDDIQSIYEEHEGRYGYRRIRDELANRGQKVNHKKVQRIMKELGLKCLVRMKKYKSYKGTVGKIAPNILDRNFTAECPNQKWVTDITEFKLFGEKLYLSPVLDLFNGEIISYTIGSRPTYSLVSEMLDQALERLPAEHQLLMHSDQGWHYQMKQYRHALQSRGIVQSMSRKGNCYDNSVMENFFGIMKSEFLYLKEFESVEHFKQQLENYINYYNTKRIKAKLKLSPVQYRTQFNRAA
- a CDS encoding MBL fold metallo-hydrolase gives rise to the protein MGAGGKLDAIIKKGNKAVYPIIFPSDYSGLGSINCYVYQNGEDFTLIDAGIKNDEFEQFFFQRLKDYNIKITQITRIILTHFHNDHIGVVNPITKEYPVPVYASEIAIPRLKCEDDYLQQKLTFYYGLYEQYGVPEFAQERMAKMENTLHNKEHVMIYPPILKLEEGQEIAGLRVIAAPGHSPDSICLFDEETGWLFAGDFLLATGMTNALIDHDDSGNVTNPISQYIDSIEKTKAYNVRTVFAGHKEIYENLNEVMEKSLSKIEYKLQKAVSKISERHHTAKQLGEAIYGARFAKYFTFIISEIIGLTLLAEQRGLIVRELRNGEWYFTVTSLIEK